A section of the Malus sylvestris chromosome 17, drMalSylv7.2, whole genome shotgun sequence genome encodes:
- the LOC126611781 gene encoding uncharacterized protein LOC126611781, whose translation MGHIARFCPSGQPAESYASVPSYGGGSNPSSNYGGNYTQSYGGSGSGSQNTQFSTQRQPQQFGAASSSRSQGNRAGRNNQGFRARGNRNSGGGRQFHGRINAMTQQEADQDPQVITGPTNEDYDISYEAFPYQ comes from the exons ATGGGACATATTGCCAGATTTTGCCCTTCAGGACAGCCTGCTGAGAGTTATGCATCGGTGCCGAGTTATGGTGGAGGGAGTAATCCGAGTTCTAACTATGGAGGTAATTACACTCAGAGCTATGGTGGAAGTGGAAGTGGAAGTCAGAATACCCAATTTTCCACTCAGAGACAGCCGCAACAGTTTGGTGCAGCTTCGAGTAGCCGCTCTCAGGGGAATCGAGCAGGCCGTAATAATCAAGGTTTCAGAGCTCGTGGTAACCGTAACAGTGGTGGAGGACGTCAGTTTCATGGACGTATCAACGCCATGACACAGCAGGAGGCTGATCAGGATCCTCAAGTCATTACCG gacctaCGAACGAGGATTACGATATAAGCTACGAGGCCTTTCCCTACCAGTGA
- the LOC126609726 gene encoding vacuolar cation/proton exchanger 3-like isoform X2 has product MDSDNRYNNNNNDDNNSRNNDAATIKINSHAEISAPQMGSTQPKSVFEFEDQSLVGGEKHSLDKAPLRDLYSGGANNCCPYVMKNSVVDSIRIVVFSTKINLLMPFGPLAIVVDKLTGHHGWVFLLSLLGIIPLAERLGQLACYTGPTVGGLLNATFGNATELIISIYALKRGMIRVVQQSLLGSILSNMLLVLGCAFFAGGLVHSQREQVFNKATSGVNSGLLLMAVMGLLFPAVLHSTRTELHYGKSELSLSRFTSCIMLVAYASYLFFQLRSQHNLYISVDQSENHTEENSDDEEAPEISKWESIIWLSILTVVISVLSEYLVNAIEGASVAMSIPVAFISVILLPIVGNAAEHAGAVMFAMKDKLDITLGVAIGSSTQISMFGIPFCVVVGWFMGCPMDLDFQLFETATLFLTVLVVAFMLQEGTSNYFKGLMLILCYIIVAASFFVHRDPKAIQDKPQNPKQ; this is encoded by the exons ATGGATTCTGATAAccgttacaacaacaacaacaacgacGACAACAATAGTAGAAACAACGATGCCGCCACAATAAAAATCAATTCCCATGCTGAG ATTTCGGCTCCACAGATGGGATCAACACAGCCCAAATCAGTGTTTGAGTTCGAGGATCAGAGCCTAGTTGGGGGTGAGAAACATTCCTTGGATAAGGCTCCCCTCAGGGATCTTTATTCTGGTGGTGCAAATAACTGTTGTCCCTATGTCATGAAGAATAGTGTGGTCGATAGCATCAGGATTGTAGTTTTCTCTACCAAAATTAATTTGCTCATGCCTTTTGGCCCTTTAGCAATCGTGGTTGATAAATTAACCGGCCATCAT GGTTGGGTCTTTCTTTTAAGCTTGTTGGGAATCATACCTCTGGCTGAGCGATTAGG GCAACTGGCTTGCTATACTGGACCAACAG TTGGAGGTCTTTTAAATGCCACCTTTGGAAACGCAACAGAATTGATAATATCAATTTATGCTCTGAAAAGAGGCATGATTCGTGTTGTTCAACAATCCTTACTAGGCTCAATCCTATCGAACATGTTGCTCGTGCTTGGATGCGCATTCTTTGCTGGTGGACTTGTGCATTCACAGAGGGAGCAAGTGTTCAACAAG GCAACTTCTGGAGTGAACTCTGGATTACTATTGATGGCAGTCATGGGTCTGCTCTTTCCAGCAGTATTGCACTCTACTCGGACAGAGTTGCACTATGGGAAGTCTGAGTTATCTCTTTCGAGATTCACTAGCTGCATTATGCTCGTCGCCTATGCTTCATATCTGTTTTTTCAATTGAGAAGCCAgcataatttatatatttcagTTGATCAG TCAGAGAATCACACTGAAGAAAATTCAGATGATGAAGAGGCTCCTGAGATCTCTAAGTGGGAATCCATAATATGGCTATCAATTCTAACCGTGGTGATTTCAGTCCTCTCGGAATATTTAGTTAATGCTATAGAG ggTGCATCTGTTGCAATGAGCATCCCAGTTGCGTTTATTAGTGTTATTTTGCTCCCAATTGTTGGGAACGCAGCAGAGCATGCCGGTGCTGTTATGTTCGCTATGAAAGACAAGCTT GATATAACTTTAGGAGTGGCAATTGGCTCATCAACCCAGATATCTATGTTTGGA ATTCCGTTTTGTGTGGTGGTTGGGTGGTTCATGGGGTGCCCTATGGACTTAGATTTCCAACTGTTTGAGACAGCGACACTTTTCCTAACTGTTCTGGTGGTAGCCTTCATGCTGCAG GAGGGAACATCTAATTACTTCAAAGGACTAATGCTCATTCTTTGCTACATTATCGTCGCTGCGAGCTTCTTTGTACATAGAGATCCTAAAGCGATAC AGGATAAGCCCCAGAACCCGAAGCAGTAG
- the LOC126609726 gene encoding vacuolar cation/proton exchanger 3-like isoform X3 has product MDSDNRYNNNNNDDNNSRNNDAATIKINSHAEMGSTQPKSVFEFEDQSLVGGEKHSLDKAPLRDLYSGGANNCCPYVMKNSVVDSIRIVVFSTKINLLMPFGPLAIVVDKLTGHHGWVFLLSLLGIIPLAERLGYATEQLACYTGPTVGGLLNATFGNATELIISIYALKRGMIRVVQQSLLGSILSNMLLVLGCAFFAGGLVHSQREQVFNKATSGVNSGLLLMAVMGLLFPAVLHSTRTELHYGKSELSLSRFTSCIMLVAYASYLFFQLRSQHNLYISVDQSENHTEENSDDEEAPEISKWESIIWLSILTVVISVLSEYLVNAIEGASVAMSIPVAFISVILLPIVGNAAEHAGAVMFAMKDKLDITLGVAIGSSTQISMFGIPFCVVVGWFMGCPMDLDFQLFETATLFLTVLVVAFMLQEGTSNYFKGLMLILCYIIVAASFFVHRDPKAIQDKPQNPKQ; this is encoded by the exons ATGGATTCTGATAAccgttacaacaacaacaacaacgacGACAACAATAGTAGAAACAACGATGCCGCCACAATAAAAATCAATTCCCATGCTGAG ATGGGATCAACACAGCCCAAATCAGTGTTTGAGTTCGAGGATCAGAGCCTAGTTGGGGGTGAGAAACATTCCTTGGATAAGGCTCCCCTCAGGGATCTTTATTCTGGTGGTGCAAATAACTGTTGTCCCTATGTCATGAAGAATAGTGTGGTCGATAGCATCAGGATTGTAGTTTTCTCTACCAAAATTAATTTGCTCATGCCTTTTGGCCCTTTAGCAATCGTGGTTGATAAATTAACCGGCCATCAT GGTTGGGTCTTTCTTTTAAGCTTGTTGGGAATCATACCTCTGGCTGAGCGATTAGGGTATGCAACGGA GCAACTGGCTTGCTATACTGGACCAACAG TTGGAGGTCTTTTAAATGCCACCTTTGGAAACGCAACAGAATTGATAATATCAATTTATGCTCTGAAAAGAGGCATGATTCGTGTTGTTCAACAATCCTTACTAGGCTCAATCCTATCGAACATGTTGCTCGTGCTTGGATGCGCATTCTTTGCTGGTGGACTTGTGCATTCACAGAGGGAGCAAGTGTTCAACAAG GCAACTTCTGGAGTGAACTCTGGATTACTATTGATGGCAGTCATGGGTCTGCTCTTTCCAGCAGTATTGCACTCTACTCGGACAGAGTTGCACTATGGGAAGTCTGAGTTATCTCTTTCGAGATTCACTAGCTGCATTATGCTCGTCGCCTATGCTTCATATCTGTTTTTTCAATTGAGAAGCCAgcataatttatatatttcagTTGATCAG TCAGAGAATCACACTGAAGAAAATTCAGATGATGAAGAGGCTCCTGAGATCTCTAAGTGGGAATCCATAATATGGCTATCAATTCTAACCGTGGTGATTTCAGTCCTCTCGGAATATTTAGTTAATGCTATAGAG ggTGCATCTGTTGCAATGAGCATCCCAGTTGCGTTTATTAGTGTTATTTTGCTCCCAATTGTTGGGAACGCAGCAGAGCATGCCGGTGCTGTTATGTTCGCTATGAAAGACAAGCTT GATATAACTTTAGGAGTGGCAATTGGCTCATCAACCCAGATATCTATGTTTGGA ATTCCGTTTTGTGTGGTGGTTGGGTGGTTCATGGGGTGCCCTATGGACTTAGATTTCCAACTGTTTGAGACAGCGACACTTTTCCTAACTGTTCTGGTGGTAGCCTTCATGCTGCAG GAGGGAACATCTAATTACTTCAAAGGACTAATGCTCATTCTTTGCTACATTATCGTCGCTGCGAGCTTCTTTGTACATAGAGATCCTAAAGCGATAC AGGATAAGCCCCAGAACCCGAAGCAGTAG
- the LOC126609726 gene encoding vacuolar cation/proton exchanger 3-like isoform X1, which translates to MDSDNRYNNNNNDDNNSRNNDAATIKINSHAEISAPQMGSTQPKSVFEFEDQSLVGGEKHSLDKAPLRDLYSGGANNCCPYVMKNSVVDSIRIVVFSTKINLLMPFGPLAIVVDKLTGHHGWVFLLSLLGIIPLAERLGYATEQLACYTGPTVGGLLNATFGNATELIISIYALKRGMIRVVQQSLLGSILSNMLLVLGCAFFAGGLVHSQREQVFNKATSGVNSGLLLMAVMGLLFPAVLHSTRTELHYGKSELSLSRFTSCIMLVAYASYLFFQLRSQHNLYISVDQSENHTEENSDDEEAPEISKWESIIWLSILTVVISVLSEYLVNAIEGASVAMSIPVAFISVILLPIVGNAAEHAGAVMFAMKDKLDITLGVAIGSSTQISMFGIPFCVVVGWFMGCPMDLDFQLFETATLFLTVLVVAFMLQEGTSNYFKGLMLILCYIIVAASFFVHRDPKAIQDKPQNPKQ; encoded by the exons ATGGATTCTGATAAccgttacaacaacaacaacaacgacGACAACAATAGTAGAAACAACGATGCCGCCACAATAAAAATCAATTCCCATGCTGAG ATTTCGGCTCCACAGATGGGATCAACACAGCCCAAATCAGTGTTTGAGTTCGAGGATCAGAGCCTAGTTGGGGGTGAGAAACATTCCTTGGATAAGGCTCCCCTCAGGGATCTTTATTCTGGTGGTGCAAATAACTGTTGTCCCTATGTCATGAAGAATAGTGTGGTCGATAGCATCAGGATTGTAGTTTTCTCTACCAAAATTAATTTGCTCATGCCTTTTGGCCCTTTAGCAATCGTGGTTGATAAATTAACCGGCCATCAT GGTTGGGTCTTTCTTTTAAGCTTGTTGGGAATCATACCTCTGGCTGAGCGATTAGGGTATGCAACGGA GCAACTGGCTTGCTATACTGGACCAACAG TTGGAGGTCTTTTAAATGCCACCTTTGGAAACGCAACAGAATTGATAATATCAATTTATGCTCTGAAAAGAGGCATGATTCGTGTTGTTCAACAATCCTTACTAGGCTCAATCCTATCGAACATGTTGCTCGTGCTTGGATGCGCATTCTTTGCTGGTGGACTTGTGCATTCACAGAGGGAGCAAGTGTTCAACAAG GCAACTTCTGGAGTGAACTCTGGATTACTATTGATGGCAGTCATGGGTCTGCTCTTTCCAGCAGTATTGCACTCTACTCGGACAGAGTTGCACTATGGGAAGTCTGAGTTATCTCTTTCGAGATTCACTAGCTGCATTATGCTCGTCGCCTATGCTTCATATCTGTTTTTTCAATTGAGAAGCCAgcataatttatatatttcagTTGATCAG TCAGAGAATCACACTGAAGAAAATTCAGATGATGAAGAGGCTCCTGAGATCTCTAAGTGGGAATCCATAATATGGCTATCAATTCTAACCGTGGTGATTTCAGTCCTCTCGGAATATTTAGTTAATGCTATAGAG ggTGCATCTGTTGCAATGAGCATCCCAGTTGCGTTTATTAGTGTTATTTTGCTCCCAATTGTTGGGAACGCAGCAGAGCATGCCGGTGCTGTTATGTTCGCTATGAAAGACAAGCTT GATATAACTTTAGGAGTGGCAATTGGCTCATCAACCCAGATATCTATGTTTGGA ATTCCGTTTTGTGTGGTGGTTGGGTGGTTCATGGGGTGCCCTATGGACTTAGATTTCCAACTGTTTGAGACAGCGACACTTTTCCTAACTGTTCTGGTGGTAGCCTTCATGCTGCAG GAGGGAACATCTAATTACTTCAAAGGACTAATGCTCATTCTTTGCTACATTATCGTCGCTGCGAGCTTCTTTGTACATAGAGATCCTAAAGCGATAC AGGATAAGCCCCAGAACCCGAAGCAGTAG
- the LOC126609726 gene encoding vacuolar cation/proton exchanger 5-like isoform X5, producing MDSDNRYNNNNNDDNNSRNNDAATIKINSHAEISAPQMGSTQPKSVFEFEDQSLVGGEKHSLDKAPLRDLYSGGANNCCPYVMKNSVVDSIRIVVFSTKINLLMPFGPLAIVVDKLTGHHGWVFLLSLLGIIPLAERLGQLACYTGPTGSILSNMLLVLGCAFFAGGLVHSQREQVFNKATSGVNSGLLLMAVMGLLFPAVLHSTRTELHYGKSELSLSRFTSCIMLVAYASYLFFQLRSQHNLYISVDQSENHTEENSDDEEAPEISKWESIIWLSILTVVISVLSEYLVNAIEGASVAMSIPVAFISVILLPIVGNAAEHAGAVMFAMKDKLDITLGVAIGSSTQISMFGIPFCVVVGWFMGCPMDLDFQLFETATLFLTVLVVAFMLQEGTSNYFKGLMLILCYIIVAASFFVHRDPKAIQDKPQNPKQ from the exons ATGGATTCTGATAAccgttacaacaacaacaacaacgacGACAACAATAGTAGAAACAACGATGCCGCCACAATAAAAATCAATTCCCATGCTGAG ATTTCGGCTCCACAGATGGGATCAACACAGCCCAAATCAGTGTTTGAGTTCGAGGATCAGAGCCTAGTTGGGGGTGAGAAACATTCCTTGGATAAGGCTCCCCTCAGGGATCTTTATTCTGGTGGTGCAAATAACTGTTGTCCCTATGTCATGAAGAATAGTGTGGTCGATAGCATCAGGATTGTAGTTTTCTCTACCAAAATTAATTTGCTCATGCCTTTTGGCCCTTTAGCAATCGTGGTTGATAAATTAACCGGCCATCAT GGTTGGGTCTTTCTTTTAAGCTTGTTGGGAATCATACCTCTGGCTGAGCGATTAGG GCAACTGGCTTGCTATACTGGACCAACAG GCTCAATCCTATCGAACATGTTGCTCGTGCTTGGATGCGCATTCTTTGCTGGTGGACTTGTGCATTCACAGAGGGAGCAAGTGTTCAACAAG GCAACTTCTGGAGTGAACTCTGGATTACTATTGATGGCAGTCATGGGTCTGCTCTTTCCAGCAGTATTGCACTCTACTCGGACAGAGTTGCACTATGGGAAGTCTGAGTTATCTCTTTCGAGATTCACTAGCTGCATTATGCTCGTCGCCTATGCTTCATATCTGTTTTTTCAATTGAGAAGCCAgcataatttatatatttcagTTGATCAG TCAGAGAATCACACTGAAGAAAATTCAGATGATGAAGAGGCTCCTGAGATCTCTAAGTGGGAATCCATAATATGGCTATCAATTCTAACCGTGGTGATTTCAGTCCTCTCGGAATATTTAGTTAATGCTATAGAG ggTGCATCTGTTGCAATGAGCATCCCAGTTGCGTTTATTAGTGTTATTTTGCTCCCAATTGTTGGGAACGCAGCAGAGCATGCCGGTGCTGTTATGTTCGCTATGAAAGACAAGCTT GATATAACTTTAGGAGTGGCAATTGGCTCATCAACCCAGATATCTATGTTTGGA ATTCCGTTTTGTGTGGTGGTTGGGTGGTTCATGGGGTGCCCTATGGACTTAGATTTCCAACTGTTTGAGACAGCGACACTTTTCCTAACTGTTCTGGTGGTAGCCTTCATGCTGCAG GAGGGAACATCTAATTACTTCAAAGGACTAATGCTCATTCTTTGCTACATTATCGTCGCTGCGAGCTTCTTTGTACATAGAGATCCTAAAGCGATAC AGGATAAGCCCCAGAACCCGAAGCAGTAG
- the LOC126609726 gene encoding vacuolar cation/proton exchanger 3-like isoform X4 — translation MDSDNRYNNNNNDDNNSRNNDAATIKINSHAEISAPQMGSTQPKSVFEFEDQSLVGGEKHSLDKAPLRDLYSGGANNCCPYVMKNSVVDSIRIVVFSTKINLLMPFGPLAIVVDKLTGHHGWVFLLSLLGIIPLAERLGYATEQLACYTGPTGSILSNMLLVLGCAFFAGGLVHSQREQVFNKATSGVNSGLLLMAVMGLLFPAVLHSTRTELHYGKSELSLSRFTSCIMLVAYASYLFFQLRSQHNLYISVDQSENHTEENSDDEEAPEISKWESIIWLSILTVVISVLSEYLVNAIEGASVAMSIPVAFISVILLPIVGNAAEHAGAVMFAMKDKLDITLGVAIGSSTQISMFGIPFCVVVGWFMGCPMDLDFQLFETATLFLTVLVVAFMLQEGTSNYFKGLMLILCYIIVAASFFVHRDPKAIQDKPQNPKQ, via the exons ATGGATTCTGATAAccgttacaacaacaacaacaacgacGACAACAATAGTAGAAACAACGATGCCGCCACAATAAAAATCAATTCCCATGCTGAG ATTTCGGCTCCACAGATGGGATCAACACAGCCCAAATCAGTGTTTGAGTTCGAGGATCAGAGCCTAGTTGGGGGTGAGAAACATTCCTTGGATAAGGCTCCCCTCAGGGATCTTTATTCTGGTGGTGCAAATAACTGTTGTCCCTATGTCATGAAGAATAGTGTGGTCGATAGCATCAGGATTGTAGTTTTCTCTACCAAAATTAATTTGCTCATGCCTTTTGGCCCTTTAGCAATCGTGGTTGATAAATTAACCGGCCATCAT GGTTGGGTCTTTCTTTTAAGCTTGTTGGGAATCATACCTCTGGCTGAGCGATTAGGGTATGCAACGGA GCAACTGGCTTGCTATACTGGACCAACAG GCTCAATCCTATCGAACATGTTGCTCGTGCTTGGATGCGCATTCTTTGCTGGTGGACTTGTGCATTCACAGAGGGAGCAAGTGTTCAACAAG GCAACTTCTGGAGTGAACTCTGGATTACTATTGATGGCAGTCATGGGTCTGCTCTTTCCAGCAGTATTGCACTCTACTCGGACAGAGTTGCACTATGGGAAGTCTGAGTTATCTCTTTCGAGATTCACTAGCTGCATTATGCTCGTCGCCTATGCTTCATATCTGTTTTTTCAATTGAGAAGCCAgcataatttatatatttcagTTGATCAG TCAGAGAATCACACTGAAGAAAATTCAGATGATGAAGAGGCTCCTGAGATCTCTAAGTGGGAATCCATAATATGGCTATCAATTCTAACCGTGGTGATTTCAGTCCTCTCGGAATATTTAGTTAATGCTATAGAG ggTGCATCTGTTGCAATGAGCATCCCAGTTGCGTTTATTAGTGTTATTTTGCTCCCAATTGTTGGGAACGCAGCAGAGCATGCCGGTGCTGTTATGTTCGCTATGAAAGACAAGCTT GATATAACTTTAGGAGTGGCAATTGGCTCATCAACCCAGATATCTATGTTTGGA ATTCCGTTTTGTGTGGTGGTTGGGTGGTTCATGGGGTGCCCTATGGACTTAGATTTCCAACTGTTTGAGACAGCGACACTTTTCCTAACTGTTCTGGTGGTAGCCTTCATGCTGCAG GAGGGAACATCTAATTACTTCAAAGGACTAATGCTCATTCTTTGCTACATTATCGTCGCTGCGAGCTTCTTTGTACATAGAGATCCTAAAGCGATAC AGGATAAGCCCCAGAACCCGAAGCAGTAG